CGGTTGAGGCGAACGACGGCGAAAAAGTGTTCTTCACTGCCGAGGAAATGACCGAGGTTGGCTCTGGTGAGATTAGCTACCGACTCCTAGGAGCGTCCATTGAAGGGCGTTCAATGCAGGTTATGTTTGAAACCTATCCCCCTGAATCCGATACTGGAGATGAAATGATCTCACACAACGGAGAAGAGGGCGGTATTGTGGTTGAAGGCGAGATTGAACTCACCGTAGATGGTGCTACGCGCACCTTGAAATCTGGAGATGGCTACTACTTCGATAGTCGGCTGCCGCACCGCTTCCGAAATGCGAGCGGTAAGCCATGTAAAGTAGTTTCTGCCAATAATCCACCTAGCTTTTAACTGATATTTATCGGCAATTGCTAAATGGTTCGTTAGCCGCTGTGTTTATGTAGTGATAACAACTTGAAAAAAAGGCCAATCGATTAGTCGATTGGCCTTTTTTGTAACCGATAAATTGGCGCTATTTAGGCGTGACGAAGATACCAGTCGTACTCTTGCATAGTGATGAACTCGTGGAACTTCTGGCGTTCCGCGAGTTTAATCTGTAAGAAGACATGACAGAATTCGCTACCGAGTACCTGGGGCAATAACTTCGCTTCTTCGAAACTTTGTATTGCTGCGTCCCACGTTAGTGGTAACGTTGGCTCGAATTCCTTATAGGCGTTGACTTGGGTTACGGGACCTGGCTCAAGTTGTTGCGTGATGCCCAGATAAATACCCGACAATAAACTTGCAAGGTAAATGTAAGGGTTGGCGTCAGCACCTGCAACACGGCACTCTACGCGCTTTGCTGCATCAGGACCGGCCGGAATTCTCATTGCTACCGTGCGGTTGTTGAATCCCCAACTTGGATGCAGAGGTGTGTAGCATTCCGGGCTAAACCTACGGTAGCTATTGGCGCCGGGAGCTGCGAGTAACATGCCTTCTTCCATCGTGGCTGAGAGACCGCCAATGGCATGGCGAAGGGTGTCGTTACCTAAGTCTTCTCCGTTAGCAAACACATTGTTGCCGGCCTCGTCATAGAGGCTGATGTGCATGTGGAAACCGTTGCCAGACAGGTCCGCAAAAGGCTTCGGCATGAAGGTTGCATCGAAGTCATGCTGAAGCGCTACGGCTTTAATGAGTCGTTTTAGTTCTATCGCGTGATTACAGGCCTGAATCAAGTCATCACTGTGATGCAAGTTGATCTCAAACTGGCCAGGCGCGTATTCCGCAATAGCGGTATCGGCAGGAATGTTTTGCGCGACCGCGGCGGCTTTTACGTCGCGCAGGAACGCCGCATAATCATCAAGTTCAGCGATACCGTAAACTTGCGTGTTCTTATCACGCGCGCCAGTAACTGGTGAAATAGGTGGTAACGGGCGCCCGTCTTCATCACGTTGGCGATCAAGTAAGAAGAACTCTAGCTCCGGCGCGATAATAGGCTTCAGTTTTAATTCTTTAAACTTATCAATCACGTTCTGCAGTACGCCATGCGAAGTATAGCGGAGGGCTTCTCCGTCTTCGTCAACCATGTACGCAAGCACTTGAGCCGAAGGTTCATGCGCCCAAGGGACAATCTTTAGCGAGTTAGCGACGGGTAGGCAAGGGCAGTCAATGTCACCCGTGCGAATACCTAAACCGGTGCCATCAGTGGTGTCACCTTCAATGTCGCTCGCAAACGTAGAGCGGGGCATCAGGATGCCGGACTTATATAATTTGGTGATGGCATTACGATCCAGACGTTTGCCACGGAGAATGCCGTTAAGATCAACTAGAATGACATCAAACTGATTAACGTCAGGGTTCGCCTCAAGAAAGGCATTTAATTCAGGTAACAATTGCATGATGAGCTATCGCCTACTAAGTTTCATTATTTTATGGTCAGTACATTAACTGAGATGATCAGACTGTTCAATATTTAAAACACTGTTTGTGTGATACGCAACATCAATTTATGTTTTTGTACTAAATAAAATTCGCTTAGCTGGACGATGAGGTGACCGTGAAGTCACAAAAAATCGTACAAAGTAATTCAAACGGTCGTTTGAATTATATAGACTGATGCGACAATCACCGCTGAGAAGTAGTTTTCTATGGCGATAATAATGAGGGATAAGTAGGTATGTATAAAGGTAATACGCTAACCGTAAGCGCTATTGAACCGGGCCTCTACGAGCTTTGTTTCGATAATCAATCCGACTCCGTCAACAAGTTCGACGCTGCAACGATTAAGGAATTAGCCGAGGCAGGTGCGCTGCTTAAAGACTCCGATGCGAAAGGCCTACTGGTAACCAGTGGGAAGCCGGTCTTCGTGGTTGGTGCAGACATCACCGAATTTAAGGGCAATTTTGCACTTGATGATGAGGCCTTCACTGCCAATCTTAATGGCGCTAATGCCTGCTTCAATCAAATTGAAGATCTACCTATGCCAACCGTTTGTGCGATCAACGGTTTCGCACTGGGTGGTGGTTTAGAAATTACGCTAGCCTGTGACTTCCGAGTCATGAGTACAGCCGCGAAGGTCGGCTTGCCGGAGACCAAGCTAGGGATCTTCCCAGGATTTGGTGGTACCGTGCGTATGCCGCGTCTTGTTGGTGCGGATAATGCCATTGAGTGGATTGCTGGCGGCAAGGAATATCGCGCTGATGTCGCACTGGCTACCGGTGTGGTTGATGCCGCCGTTGCGCCAGATGATCTACGCGAAGCAAGTTTGAATCTGTTGAAGCAGGCTGTTTCGGGCGACATCGCTTACCAGGGGCGTCGCGAGCAGAAGAAGGCGCCGTTGCAGCTAAACGATATTGAAATGCTTATGTCTTTCTTTACCTGCAAGGCAATGGTTCAGCAGCAAGCTGGTCGAAATTACCCATCGCCGGTGGCGGCGATCGAGGCTATGGAGCAGAGTGCTAAGCTTGGTCGTGATGATGCGCTTAAGCTGGAAACTCAGCACTTTATTCGCATGGCTCGTACCTTCCAGTCTAAAGCCCTCATTGGTATTTTCCTCAACGACCAGTTGGTAAGTAAGAAGGCGAAGACCATCGCCAAAGGCGCGGCCGATGTCAAGAAGGCCGCCGTTTTAGGAGCTGGTATCATGGGTGGCGGCATTGCGTATCAGTCGGCCTTAAAGGGTACGCCTATCGTGATGAAGGATATTAACCAAGCTGGCATTGACCTCGGCCTTGCCGAAGCAAGCAAGCTGCTTTCGAAGCGCGTGAAGCGCGGTAGAATGACGGCTGATAAGATGGCTGAAGTTCTCAGTCGTATCAATCCTGCGCTGAGCTATGAAGAGCTGAGTGACGTGGATATGATCGTTGAGGCTGTGGTTGAAAACCCGAAGGTTAAGCACGCTGTTCTCAAGGAAGTTGAGTCGAAAGTGGCTGCCGATACCATTATTACCTCCAATACTTCAACGATTTCCATTGACTACTTGGCGGAAGCGCTTGAGCGCCCAGAAAACTTCTGTGGCATGCACTTCTTTAACCCAGTGCCACTCATGCCGTTAGTTGAAGTTATTCGTGGTACGAAGACTTCCGATACCGCGGTGGCGAAGACCGTGGCCTACGCCAATGCATTAGGCAAGAAGGCGATTGTTGTTAACGATTGCCCTGGGTTCTTTGTGAATCGCGTGTTGTTCCCTTACTTCGGTGGCTTTGCGCTGCTTCTCCGTGACGGTGCTGATTTCGCAGCCGTTGATAAAGTCATGGAGCGCTGGGGGTGGCCAATGGGTCCAGCCTACTTGAGTGATGTAGTTGGGTTGGATACGGCTGCGCACGCAGCTGACGTGCTTGAGGCGGGATTCCCTGATCGTATGGCTCAGTTTGAGGGTTTGGCGACTAACGTGCTATTTAAAGCGGGTCGTTACGGACAGAAGAATGGTAAAGGCTTCTACAACTACGAGGCGGATAAGCGCGGCAAAGTTCAAAAAGTTGCGACGAGCGAAAGCTATGAGTTGATTGCACCACACTGTGCCGACCGAACCGAGTTTGAAGCGGACGATGTGGTAGCCCGTATGATGGTACCAATGGTAATCGAAGTTCAGCGTTGCTTGGAAGAAGGTATTATCGCCTCAGCAGCTGAAGCAGATTTAGCGCTGGTTTACGGTGTTGGTTTCCCTCCTTTCCGCGGCGGTGTTTTCCGTTACGTTGATGAGATGGGTATGGCTAACTTTGTGGCAATGGCGGACTCGCTGAAGCACCTTGGTGCATCGTACGAAGTTACAGACAAAATGCGCGAAATGGCCGCCAATGGCGAGTCGTACTACGGATAATTGGGAGCGTTAAAAATGAGTTTAAATGCAAGAGATGCAGTAATTGTTGATTTTATCCGTACCCCAATGGGGCGTTCAAAGAACGGATCCTTTCGGAACCTTCGAGCGGATACGCTATCGGCCCGGCTAATGGACGGTATTGTGGCGCGTAACGCCGCAATGGATCCTGCGCTTATCGACGACATTATTTGGGGTTGTGTTAACCAAACCAAAGAGCAGGGTTGGAACGTTGCACGTTTCGCTCAGCTATTGAGCTCAATTCCATTCACTGTGCCCGCGCAAACGGTCAGTCGCCTATGCGGTTCGTCTATGTCAGCGCTACACACAGCGGTCGCTAATATTCAAGCTGATGTAGGTGATGTTTACCTCATTGGTGGGGTGGAGCACATGGGACACCTGCCAATGGATCACGGTGTTGATCCAAATCCATCGGTATCCATTAAGGCAGCTAAGGCCGCCGGTATGATGGGCATGACGGCAGAGTACCTAGCTCTGATGCACGGCATCGGTCGCGAGCAGCAAGATGAATTCGGAGCGCGCTCACATCGTTTGGCTCACGAAGCTACACTTGCCGGGCGTTTCGATAATGAAATTCTTGCGATGGAAGCGCACGATGCGAAGGGCGGTTTGTACATGATGAAGCATGACGAAACCATTCGCCCTGATACCACTGCTGAGTCGCTAGCGGGCCTTAAGCCTGCGTTTAATCCGCGCGGCGGGACAGTGACTGCGGGCACTTCATCGCAAATTACCGATGGCGCGTCAGCGATGTTGGTGATGTCAGCGGCGAAGGCGAAAGAGCTTGGTTTGCCAATCAGAGCTAAGGTTCGTCAGCTAGGGCTTGCAGGGGTAGATCCTTCTATCATGGGTTACGGCCCAGTACCCGCAACTCAAAAGGCGCTCAAGCGCGCCGGTTTAACCATTGACGACGTTGATGTGGTTGAGCTTAACGAAGCTTTCGCGGCACAGGCGCTGCCGGTCCTGAAGGACTTAAACTTACTCGATAAGATGGACGACAAGGTCAACCTGAATGGTGGCGCTATCGCTCTTGGTCATCCGTTTGGTTGTTCTGGTGCTCGTATCACTGGCACGCTGCTAAACGTGATGGAGCAAAAGGATGCGACCATTGGTGTTTCGACCATGTGTATTGGTCTTGGTCAAGGTATTGCAACGGTGATTGAGCGCGTTTAATACCAAACTAGTTTTTATGCTGCTTTACCGGGACTTTGTCCCGGTTTTTTTTTATTAACTGGTTGAAAAGACGCCAATTGGACAAGTCTTTGAAAATAATGAAAAAATTGCTTGGCAAAAGCAAATTAATCCTTATAATTCCGCCTCGTTAACATCGAAAGCGTTACGAAACACTTTGCGCTGGGGATGTGGTGAAATTGGTATACACGCCAGATTTAGGTTCTGGTGCCGCGAGGCGTGAGAGTTCGAGTCTCTCCATCCCCACCATATTTCGATGTTAATTAGAGCAGTCGCTCGGCCCTTTAGATGGGGATGTGGTGAAATTGGTATACACGCCAGATTTAGGTTCTGGTGCCGCGAGGCGTGAGAGTTCGAGTCTCTCCATCCCCACCATCTACTTTCCAAATTCCTTACTTGTTTTTATTGTTGTGTTGATTGAGTGAATAATCAGTTTTCTGCTGTCGCCATTCACCGATTATTTTCACCGCTGGGCACTCGTTTTCTTGACCTTAACAGGCAATTCCATATAATGCGTCGATTCGATTTAGCAGTCGTAGGTGTGTGTAATATTGTTTACTACGCCTACTTATAACCAGCGATGTCTATTTTAATCATCGCAAACGTATTATTTTTGAGGAAAAGCGATCCATGCAGGTATCTCTTGAAACGACTAACGGCCTTGAGCGTCGTATGACTGTCACAGTTCCATCAGCGAGCGTTGATGCTCAGGTGGAAGAGCGTATTAAACAGGCTTCAAAAACTGTCAAAATCAACGGTTTCCGTAACGGTAAAGTTCCTCTGAAAGTTGTTAAGCAGCGTTTCGGTGGCGGTATCCGTCAAGAAGTTTTAGGTGATGCAATCAACCGCGCTTTCTACGAAGCGGTTCAGGCTGAAAAAGTTCGCCCAGCTGGTGCGCCAAATATCGAGCCTAAGAACTTAGAAGAAGGTTCAGACATTGAGTTTGTTGCGACTTTCGAGGTTTACCCTGAGATTGAGCTTGCTGACATGTCGGCTGTTGAAGTGACTAAGCCCGTTGCAGAAGTTAACGAAGACGACATCAATAACATGATCGAGATTCTTCGCAAGCAGCAAGGTGAATTCGTTGAAGTTGATCGCGCTGCGGCGGAAGGCGACAAAGTTAACATTAACTACGTTGGCACCAAAGACGGTGAAGAATTTGAAGGCGGTAAAGCTGAAGGTTCTGACTTGACACTAGGCTCTAAGCAAATGATTCCTGGTTTCGAAGACGGCATCGCAGGCATGAAAGCCGGTGAAGAGCGTACTATTGACGTAACCTTCCCAGAAGAATATCACTCGGAAGAGCTTAAAGGTGCAGCGGTTCAGTTTGCTATCACCGTTAACAAGGTTGAAGCACAGCAACTACCAGAGCTAGACGACGCATTCTTTGAGAAGTACGGCGTGAGCGAAGGTGGCGAAGAGAAGTTCCGTGAAGAAGTTGCCGCGAATATGGCTCGTGAACTAAAGAACGCTGTAACCAACAAAGTTAAGACACAGGTTATGGATGCGCTAGTTGAAAAGCACGAGTTTGACGTACCGGCCGCGCTACTTACTAACGAAATCGCACAGCTTCGTCAGCAAATGATGCAGCAGTTTGGTGGCGGTCAGAATATCGACCCGTCAATCCTTCCTGATGATCTCTTCAAGGATCAAGCTGAGCGCCGTGTTAAGTTAGGTCTCGTTATGGGTGAAGTGATTTCTGCGAAGAAATTAACGGTTGCTCAAGACCTAGTGGATGCAAAGCTTGCTGAAGTTGCCTCAACTTACCAAGATCCACAGGAAGTGATTGACTACTACAAGGGTAACCAAGAGTTGTTGTCTGGTATCCAGAACGTTGTGCTAGAAGATCAAGCGGTTGAAGCGATCATTGCCGACGTTAAAGTTGTTGAAACTGAAGTAAGCTACGACGAGGCAATCAAGCCTGCTGATCAAGCTGCAAACGCTTAAGATCTCGTAGTCTTCAAGAAAACCGCGGCAGCTTAACAGTGTCGCGGTTTTTTTATGCATTTTCCGCAGTAATTGGCACTGTACAAGCAGTGGTGCTTCCGTCTAAGCTCTACTGTACATATCCAAATTAATTAATGTCGATAAGGGTTCCCTTACATATGCAGAATTTTGACCACAACAAAACAAGTATCGACCCGCAAGCGCTAGGCCTTATTCCAATGGTGGTAGAGCAGTCTTCACGTGGAGAGCGCTCCTATGATATCTACTCGCGATTACTCAAAGAGCGCGTCATTTTTGTGGTAGGCCCTGTGGAAGATCACATGGCTAATCTTATTGTTGCTCAGCTTTTGTTCCTCGAGTCGGAAAATCCTGATAAGGACATTCACCTTTATATCAACTCACCGGGTGGTTCCGTTACTGCGGGTATGTCAATCTACGACACGATGCAGTTTATCAAGCCTGATGTGAGCACCATTTGTTTGGGGCAAGCCTGTAGTATGGGTGCTTTCCTGCTGAATGCCGGTACCCCTGGTAAGCGCTTTTGTCTGCCGAATTCTCGTGTGATGATTCACCAGCCATCGGGTGGTGCACAGGGTCAGGCTTCGGATATTCATATTCAAG
The DNA window shown above is from Umboniibacter marinipuniceus and carries:
- a CDS encoding cupin domain-containing protein translates to MSEEVGKRLRVIRQQRGWSQRELAKRAEVTNSTISLIEQGRVSPSIASLKKVLDGLPMSLAEFFSVEANDGEKVFFTAEEMTEVGSGEISYRLLGASIEGRSMQVMFETYPPESDTGDEMISHNGEEGGIVVEGEIELTVDGATRTLKSGDGYYFDSRLPHRFRNASGKPCKVVSANNPPSF
- a CDS encoding glutamine synthetase family protein — protein: MQLLPELNAFLEANPDVNQFDVILVDLNGILRGKRLDRNAITKLYKSGILMPRSTFASDIEGDTTDGTGLGIRTGDIDCPCLPVANSLKIVPWAHEPSAQVLAYMVDEDGEALRYTSHGVLQNVIDKFKELKLKPIIAPELEFFLLDRQRDEDGRPLPPISPVTGARDKNTQVYGIAELDDYAAFLRDVKAAAVAQNIPADTAIAEYAPGQFEINLHHSDDLIQACNHAIELKRLIKAVALQHDFDATFMPKPFADLSGNGFHMHISLYDEAGNNVFANGEDLGNDTLRHAIGGLSATMEEGMLLAAPGANSYRRFSPECYTPLHPSWGFNNRTVAMRIPAGPDAAKRVECRVAGADANPYIYLASLLSGIYLGITQQLEPGPVTQVNAYKEFEPTLPLTWDAAIQSFEEAKLLPQVLGSEFCHVFLQIKLAERQKFHEFITMQEYDWYLRHA
- the fadB gene encoding fatty acid oxidation complex subunit alpha FadB, with the translated sequence MYKGNTLTVSAIEPGLYELCFDNQSDSVNKFDAATIKELAEAGALLKDSDAKGLLVTSGKPVFVVGADITEFKGNFALDDEAFTANLNGANACFNQIEDLPMPTVCAINGFALGGGLEITLACDFRVMSTAAKVGLPETKLGIFPGFGGTVRMPRLVGADNAIEWIAGGKEYRADVALATGVVDAAVAPDDLREASLNLLKQAVSGDIAYQGRREQKKAPLQLNDIEMLMSFFTCKAMVQQQAGRNYPSPVAAIEAMEQSAKLGRDDALKLETQHFIRMARTFQSKALIGIFLNDQLVSKKAKTIAKGAADVKKAAVLGAGIMGGGIAYQSALKGTPIVMKDINQAGIDLGLAEASKLLSKRVKRGRMTADKMAEVLSRINPALSYEELSDVDMIVEAVVENPKVKHAVLKEVESKVAADTIITSNTSTISIDYLAEALERPENFCGMHFFNPVPLMPLVEVIRGTKTSDTAVAKTVAYANALGKKAIVVNDCPGFFVNRVLFPYFGGFALLLRDGADFAAVDKVMERWGWPMGPAYLSDVVGLDTAAHAADVLEAGFPDRMAQFEGLATNVLFKAGRYGQKNGKGFYNYEADKRGKVQKVATSESYELIAPHCADRTEFEADDVVARMMVPMVIEVQRCLEEGIIASAAEADLALVYGVGFPPFRGGVFRYVDEMGMANFVAMADSLKHLGASYEVTDKMREMAANGESYYG
- the fadA gene encoding acetyl-CoA C-acyltransferase FadA, translated to MSLNARDAVIVDFIRTPMGRSKNGSFRNLRADTLSARLMDGIVARNAAMDPALIDDIIWGCVNQTKEQGWNVARFAQLLSSIPFTVPAQTVSRLCGSSMSALHTAVANIQADVGDVYLIGGVEHMGHLPMDHGVDPNPSVSIKAAKAAGMMGMTAEYLALMHGIGREQQDEFGARSHRLAHEATLAGRFDNEILAMEAHDAKGGLYMMKHDETIRPDTTAESLAGLKPAFNPRGGTVTAGTSSQITDGASAMLVMSAAKAKELGLPIRAKVRQLGLAGVDPSIMGYGPVPATQKALKRAGLTIDDVDVVELNEAFAAQALPVLKDLNLLDKMDDKVNLNGGAIALGHPFGCSGARITGTLLNVMEQKDATIGVSTMCIGLGQGIATVIERV
- the tig gene encoding trigger factor — translated: MQVSLETTNGLERRMTVTVPSASVDAQVEERIKQASKTVKINGFRNGKVPLKVVKQRFGGGIRQEVLGDAINRAFYEAVQAEKVRPAGAPNIEPKNLEEGSDIEFVATFEVYPEIELADMSAVEVTKPVAEVNEDDINNMIEILRKQQGEFVEVDRAAAEGDKVNINYVGTKDGEEFEGGKAEGSDLTLGSKQMIPGFEDGIAGMKAGEERTIDVTFPEEYHSEELKGAAVQFAITVNKVEAQQLPELDDAFFEKYGVSEGGEEKFREEVAANMARELKNAVTNKVKTQVMDALVEKHEFDVPAALLTNEIAQLRQQMMQQFGGGQNIDPSILPDDLFKDQAERRVKLGLVMGEVISAKKLTVAQDLVDAKLAEVASTYQDPQEVIDYYKGNQELLSGIQNVVLEDQAVEAIIADVKVVETEVSYDEAIKPADQAANA
- the clpP gene encoding ATP-dependent Clp endopeptidase proteolytic subunit ClpP — translated: MQNFDHNKTSIDPQALGLIPMVVEQSSRGERSYDIYSRLLKERVIFVVGPVEDHMANLIVAQLLFLESENPDKDIHLYINSPGGSVTAGMSIYDTMQFIKPDVSTICLGQACSMGAFLLNAGTPGKRFCLPNSRVMIHQPSGGAQGQASDIHIQAQEILKIRERLNQLMAEHSGQSLERIELDTERDNFMSADEAKAYGLVDEVLLKRPV